In Clostridium sp., one DNA window encodes the following:
- the yyaC gene encoding spore protease YyaC, with translation MNKVKVNYKTPMAYYKLASSLRNYIDRNTIIVCIGTDRYIGDCLGPLVGTLLKYKHFPLPVYGTIQEPIHALNIDMKLKHITSQHKECNIIGIDACLGDINNIGEIQVRDFPIHPGKGVGKSLPNVGETSVIGIVDSNTGKNIFSSSNNIRLNLILSMSEVILNSLIHAYYLYLNDNIENI, from the coding sequence TTGAATAAAGTAAAGGTTAACTATAAAACTCCTATGGCATATTATAAATTAGCAAGTTCTCTACGAAATTATATTGATAGAAACACAATCATAGTTTGTATTGGTACTGACAGATATATAGGTGACTGCCTCGGACCTCTGGTAGGCACATTGCTCAAATATAAACATTTCCCTCTTCCTGTATATGGTACAATACAGGAACCAATACATGCCCTAAATATTGACATGAAACTAAAGCATATTACATCTCAACATAAGGAATGCAACATAATAGGCATAGACGCTTGCCTCGGAGATATCAATAATATAGGCGAAATACAAGTAAGAGATTTTCCAATTCATCCAGGAAAAGGAGTAGGAAAATCCCTGCCAAATGTAGGAGAAACTTCAGTAATTGGCATAGTGGATTCAAATACAGGTAAAAATATCTTCAGCAGTTCAAATAATATAAGATTAAATTTAATTCTCTCTATGTCAGAAGTGATACTTAACTCCCTAATTCATGCATATTATCTGTATCTCAATGACAATATTGAAAATATATAA
- a CDS encoding rod shape-determining protein, translating into MFFSIGTDMGIDLGTATVLVYIKGKGVVLKEPSVVAIDKNQNRVLAVGKEAWQMIGRTPGNIVAIRPMKDGVISDYDVTEKMLKYFIGKACGRRRTTPRVVICVPCEATEVEKRAVIDAAQNAGAKKVFLIEEPLAAAIGAGIDITKPEGNMVIDIGGGTTDIAVISLGGIVVRSSIKVAGDKFDEAIIKYIRKQHKLMIGERTAEELKINIGSAFKSDDDMGMDIRGRDLITGLPKNISVSSDEMREALKDTINAIADTTHAVLEKTPPELAADIADKGIIMTGGGSLLHGLNSLIQQVTSVPVYVADDAVSCVALGTGKVLTYLDKMELTFSGDDITLVD; encoded by the coding sequence ATGTTTTTTAGTATAGGAACGGATATGGGAATTGATTTAGGTACAGCTACAGTACTTGTTTATATCAAGGGAAAAGGTGTAGTATTAAAGGAACCATCAGTAGTAGCAATAGATAAGAATCAAAATAGGGTACTTGCTGTAGGTAAAGAAGCATGGCAGATGATTGGAAGAACTCCAGGTAATATTGTTGCCATACGTCCTATGAAAGATGGTGTTATTTCTGACTATGATGTAACGGAAAAAATGTTGAAATATTTTATAGGAAAAGCTTGTGGACGTAGAAGGACTACACCAAGGGTTGTAATTTGCGTGCCCTGTGAAGCTACGGAAGTTGAAAAAAGAGCTGTAATTGATGCGGCACAGAATGCAGGTGCAAAAAAGGTATTTTTAATTGAAGAACCTTTGGCGGCAGCAATAGGTGCTGGTATTGATATAACAAAACCTGAGGGAAATATGGTAATTGATATAGGCGGTGGAACTACGGATATAGCCGTTATTTCTCTGGGAGGAATTGTGGTGAGATCCTCTATTAAGGTAGCAGGAGATAAATTTGATGAGGCAATAATTAAATATATAAGAAAACAGCACAAGTTAATGATAGGTGAGAGAACGGCAGAAGAGCTGAAGATAAATATAGGCTCGGCATTTAAATCAGATGATGATATGGGGATGGATATAAGAGGACGAGATTTAATTACGGGTCTCCCTAAAAATATATCGGTTTCATCTGATGAAATGAGAGAAGCACTGAAAGATACGATAAATGCCATAGCTGATACAACCCATGCAGTGCTTGAAAAAACCCCTCCGGAGTTAGCTGCTGATATTGCAGATAAGGGAATCATCATGACCGGAGGAGGATCACTTTTACATGGATTAAATAGTTTAATACAGCAGGTTACGAGTGTACCCGTGTATGTAGCAGATGATGCAGTATCCTGTGTAGCTCTTGGAACTGGCAAGGTTCTCACATATCTGGATAAGATGGAGCTTACTTTTAGCGGAGATGATATAACTCTGGTTGATTAA
- the spoIIID gene encoding sporulation transcriptional regulator SpoIIID: MKDYIEERVLEVAKYIIGSKATIRKTAKVFGVSKSTIHKDMTERLPKINPQIARQAKMILDYNKAERHIRGGNATKMKYKAIEG; the protein is encoded by the coding sequence TTGAAGGATTATATAGAAGAAAGGGTATTGGAAGTAGCTAAATATATAATAGGATCTAAGGCTACGATAAGGAAGACAGCAAAGGTTTTTGGGGTCAGTAAAAGTACCATACATAAAGACATGACGGAAAGACTGCCCAAAATAAATCCTCAAATTGCCAGGCAGGCTAAAATGATATTAGATTATAATAAAGCTGAAAGACACATAAGGGGAGGTAATGCAACTAAAATGAAATATAAAGCTATTGAAGGTTAA
- a CDS encoding M23 family metallopeptidase encodes MDKNFIKKPFNFIKKEGFYIILFICLCIAATAAILTVKNSKESTQENKPAVSQQAKMKETAKTENKHDNALQVKKNNSAENKADNTAKEETVSKGVSNSVSTSFQKPVEGNIARGFSENPVYWDSTGTYRPNLGYDIQAPIGKPVFAAMDGTVEEISSSTQDGVEVVINHHNGLKTVYSNLNANIKVSKGQNVSKGAVIGVIGNTTLRSAYEKYGDHLHFAVLKGNEFVDPGKYIKY; translated from the coding sequence ATGGACAAAAATTTTATTAAAAAACCATTTAATTTTATAAAGAAGGAGGGCTTTTATATAATTTTATTCATCTGTTTATGTATTGCGGCCACTGCAGCAATTCTGACAGTTAAAAACAGCAAAGAAAGTACGCAGGAAAATAAGCCGGCTGTATCACAACAGGCCAAAATGAAGGAAACTGCTAAAACAGAGAATAAACATGATAATGCTCTTCAAGTTAAAAAGAACAACAGTGCAGAAAACAAGGCAGATAATACTGCCAAGGAAGAAACAGTTTCAAAGGGAGTATCAAACTCGGTTAGTACATCTTTCCAGAAGCCTGTAGAAGGAAATATAGCAAGAGGATTTTCAGAAAACCCTGTATATTGGGATTCTACTGGAACTTATAGACCTAACTTGGGTTATGATATACAGGCTCCCATTGGGAAACCGGTTTTTGCTGCCATGGATGGAACAGTTGAGGAAATAAGCAGCAGTACTCAGGATGGAGTTGAAGTTGTTATAAACCATCATAATGGATTAAAGACTGTTTATTCAAATTTAAATGCGAATATAAAGGTTTCTAAAGGTCAAAATGTATCAAAGGGTGCAGTAATAGGTGTTATAGGAAATACTACCCTTAGATCTGCTTATGAGAAATATGGTGATCACCTTCATTTTGCCGTCCTGAAGGGAAATGAATTTGTTGATCCGGGAAAATATATAAAATATTAA
- the spoIID gene encoding stage II sporulation protein D — MRKNIFFVLKNIFILMFMCTIFIVALSLIIGGSKGNLINPEEIIFRNKQEEKIRVYMTKEKKIEEMPIEDYVVGVVSGEMPAEFSTEALKAQAVAARTFAVAHMEQYGGKKYNSSTGADVCDTAQCQVFMPKQERMSKWPSKSRDLYWNKINDAVNSTKGEVLTYRGELVKEPYYFAISGGKTESALAVFNSDIGYLRSVESPGEERAKKYETYKNISKKDFINSINSNYKTAKLSFLNLETAVNIKSRNDGGTVKEIKLGGITVSGIKFRSLMGLNSANFDISFNGNMVSIKCLGYGHDVGMSQWGADAMAKAGKNYEKILYHYYSGVKIGKIDKIGS; from the coding sequence ATGAGAAAAAACATTTTTTTTGTATTAAAGAACATATTTATATTAATGTTTATGTGTACAATTTTTATAGTTGCACTTTCTTTGATTATAGGCGGTTCTAAAGGAAATCTGATAAATCCGGAAGAAATAATCTTTAGAAACAAACAGGAAGAAAAAATAAGAGTATATATGACTAAAGAAAAAAAGATAGAAGAAATGCCTATAGAGGATTATGTTGTGGGAGTAGTATCCGGTGAGATGCCTGCAGAATTTTCTACAGAGGCTCTCAAGGCACAGGCTGTTGCAGCCAGAACTTTTGCAGTCGCACATATGGAACAATATGGCGGTAAAAAATATAATAGCAGTACAGGGGCGGATGTATGTGATACAGCGCAATGCCAGGTTTTTATGCCCAAGCAGGAGAGAATGAGTAAATGGCCATCTAAAAGTAGAGACCTATACTGGAATAAAATAAATGATGCGGTAAATTCCACGAAGGGAGAGGTTCTGACTTATAGGGGCGAGTTAGTCAAGGAACCTTATTATTTTGCTATAAGTGGTGGAAAAACGGAAAGTGCCCTTGCAGTGTTTAACAGTGATATAGGCTATTTGAGAAGTGTGGAAAGCCCTGGCGAAGAGAGGGCGAAAAAATATGAGACCTATAAAAACATATCTAAAAAGGATTTTATAAACAGTATCAATTCAAATTATAAGACTGCTAAGCTTTCGTTTTTAAATCTGGAAACCGCAGTAAATATAAAAAGCAGAAATGATGGGGGAACTGTAAAGGAAATTAAACTTGGAGGGATTACGGTATCGGGAATAAAATTCAGATCTCTTATGGGACTTAATTCCGCTAATTTCGATATAAGTTTCAATGGGAACATGGTTAGTATTAAATGCCTTGGATATGGTCATGACGTTGGAATGAGCCAGTGGGGTGCAGATGCTATGGCCAAGGCAGGGAAGAATTATGAGAAAATATTATATCACTATTATAGTGGAGTTAAAATAGGTAAGATTGATAAAATTGGCAGTTGA
- the murA gene encoding UDP-N-acetylglucosamine 1-carboxyvinyltransferase, whose translation MSKIVVRGGNKLHGEVNISSAKNSVLPIIAACILSGDKCIIDDVPMLEDVFVISDILVSIGAEINIDKNLNKIIIDTSNISDLMPVSNLVKKMRASFLIMGPMLSRFGYFKLSLPGGCNIGTRPIDLHLKGLSALGAEVSVGHGYVEARTDKLMGNNIYLDFPSVGATENIMMAAVMAEGETVIENAAEEPEIGDLGKFLNNMGANIIGAGTDTIRIIGVKSLKGTTHKPISDRIECGTFMIAAAITRSKIKINRVNLEYIKPIIAKLTEAGIYIKPEGNSIIVDGNRELRPIDVKTMPYPGFPTDMQSQITGLLCTIQGTSIITETIFENRFMHAVEMKRMGANIKIDGRSAVVEGVTRLTGAEVKATDLRAGAALILCGLSAEGETEVSDIYHVDRGYVNIENKLKTLGADIQRIED comes from the coding sequence ATGAGTAAAATAGTAGTTAGGGGAGGAAATAAGCTTCATGGAGAAGTAAACATTAGTTCAGCTAAAAATTCTGTATTGCCCATAATAGCAGCCTGTATACTAAGTGGTGATAAATGTATAATAGATGATGTACCTATGCTTGAGGATGTATTTGTAATAAGTGATATATTGGTAAGTATTGGAGCAGAAATAAATATAGATAAAAACTTGAACAAGATAATAATAGACACCTCAAATATCAGTGATTTAATGCCTGTGAGCAATCTGGTAAAAAAGATGCGTGCCTCATTTTTAATAATGGGTCCCATGCTGTCCAGATTTGGATACTTTAAATTATCACTTCCAGGTGGATGTAATATTGGAACAAGACCTATAGACCTACATCTTAAAGGACTCAGTGCACTTGGTGCTGAAGTGAGTGTAGGACATGGATATGTGGAGGCAAGAACTGATAAACTTATGGGAAACAACATATATCTGGATTTTCCATCTGTCGGTGCAACTGAAAATATAATGATGGCAGCTGTAATGGCTGAGGGAGAAACTGTAATAGAAAATGCTGCAGAAGAACCTGAAATAGGTGATCTTGGTAAATTTTTGAATAACATGGGAGCCAATATAATAGGTGCCGGTACTGATACGATTCGCATAATAGGGGTAAAGAGTCTGAAGGGGACCACTCATAAGCCCATAAGTGACAGAATAGAATGTGGTACATTTATGATTGCTGCTGCGATAACCAGAAGTAAAATTAAAATAAACAGAGTTAATCTGGAATATATAAAACCTATAATTGCTAAATTGACTGAAGCAGGAATATATATTAAGCCTGAGGGAAACAGCATAATTGTGGATGGAAACAGGGAGTTGAGACCTATAGATGTAAAGACCATGCCCTATCCGGGATTCCCTACAGATATGCAGTCCCAGATAACAGGGCTCTTGTGCACTATACAGGGAACGAGTATTATAACAGAAACTATCTTTGAGAATAGATTCATGCATGCTGTCGAGATGAAGAGAATGGGAGCCAATATAAAAATAGACGGAAGAAGTGCTGTTGTCGAAGGTGTTACAAGGCTCACCGGGGCAGAAGTGAAAGCTACAGATCTAAGGGCAGGAGCTGCATTGATACTTTGCGGGCTTTCTGCAGAAGGTGAGACAGAAGTATCAGATATATATCATGTGGATAGGGGATATGTGAATATCGAGAACAAGCTTAAAACACTTGGTGCAGATATTCAAAGAATAGAAGACTAG
- a CDS encoding F0F1 ATP synthase subunit epsilon has translation MSKTLKLTILTPERDFYSGEVVEVITDSVEGRISILADHIPLITTLRPADTEITQKDGKKLKAFTSTGILEVRDNELKILCDDCEWPEEVDIERARKAKERAEERLQSQRDGTDVKRAEMALARALARINLK, from the coding sequence ATGTCAAAAACCTTAAAATTGACCATTCTTACTCCTGAAAGGGACTTTTACAGTGGAGAAGTAGTAGAGGTAATAACGGACAGCGTGGAAGGCAGAATTTCAATCCTTGCCGATCATATACCGTTGATAACTACTCTCCGGCCGGCTGATACTGAAATTACTCAAAAAGATGGAAAAAAATTAAAGGCATTTACTTCTACAGGCATATTGGAAGTAAGAGACAATGAATTAAAGATTCTCTGTGATGACTGTGAATGGCCTGAGGAAGTGGATATAGAAAGAGCCAGAAAGGCAAAGGAGAGAGCGGAGGAAAGACTGCAAAGTCAGAGAGATGGGACAGATGTGAAGAGAGCCGAAATGGCGTTGGCCAGGGCTCTGGCCAGGATTAATTTAAAATAA
- the atpD gene encoding F0F1 ATP synthase subunit beta — translation MPNIGKVVQVIGPVVDIKFKPENLPNIYNAINIQCKDRMVVTEVAQHLGDDIVRTISMQSTDGLMRNMDAVDTGSPISVPVGEVVLGRLFNMLGQPIDQKGDVNADKKYPIHRAAPSFEDQSVKPEMFETGIKVIDLLAPYQKGGKIGLFGGAGVGKTVLIQELINNIAKQHGGLSVFTGVGERTREGNDLYYEMQESGVINKTALVFGQMNEPPGARMRVALTGLTMSEYFRDQGQDVLLFIDNIFRFTQAGSEVSALLGRIPSAVGYQPTLATEMGALQERITSTKQGSITSVQAVYVPADDLTDPAPATTFTHLDATTVLSRAISEIGIYPAVDPLGSTSRILDPRVVGKEHYEVASNVKHVLERYSELQDIIAILGVDELSEEDRLVVVRARRIQRFLSQPFSVAEQFTGYKGKYVPIKETIRGFKEIMEGKYDDLPETAFLFKGSIDEVIEAAKSMNKN, via the coding sequence ATGCCTAACATAGGCAAAGTTGTTCAGGTTATAGGACCTGTTGTTGATATAAAATTCAAACCGGAAAACCTTCCTAATATATACAATGCTATAAATATACAGTGCAAAGATAGAATGGTTGTTACAGAAGTAGCCCAGCATTTGGGAGATGACATAGTAAGAACTATATCGATGCAAAGTACAGATGGCTTGATGAGAAATATGGATGCTGTTGATACTGGTTCACCTATATCTGTACCTGTAGGGGAAGTCGTTTTGGGAAGGCTTTTTAACATGCTGGGACAGCCAATTGATCAAAAAGGAGACGTAAATGCAGATAAAAAATATCCTATTCATAGAGCGGCCCCAAGTTTTGAAGACCAATCGGTAAAACCGGAAATGTTTGAGACTGGTATTAAGGTCATAGATCTTCTTGCACCATATCAAAAAGGTGGAAAGATAGGTTTATTTGGTGGAGCGGGTGTCGGCAAGACAGTACTTATACAGGAACTTATAAACAATATTGCAAAGCAGCATGGTGGATTATCTGTATTTACAGGTGTTGGAGAGAGAACAAGGGAAGGTAATGACCTCTATTATGAAATGCAGGAATCTGGAGTTATAAATAAAACTGCACTTGTGTTTGGACAGATGAATGAACCACCGGGAGCAAGGATGAGAGTTGCACTTACAGGACTTACCATGTCGGAATATTTCAGGGATCAAGGTCAGGATGTGCTTTTGTTTATAGATAATATATTCAGATTTACACAGGCCGGCTCTGAAGTTTCGGCACTTCTTGGAAGAATACCTAGTGCTGTTGGTTATCAGCCTACACTTGCTACTGAGATGGGAGCTCTTCAGGAAAGAATAACATCCACAAAACAAGGGTCTATTACGTCTGTTCAGGCAGTATATGTTCCTGCAGATGATTTGACTGACCCTGCACCGGCAACAACATTTACACATCTTGATGCAACGACAGTTCTTTCAAGGGCTATATCGGAAATTGGTATTTATCCTGCAGTTGACCCGCTTGGTTCTACTTCCAGGATACTTGATCCAAGAGTTGTAGGCAAGGAACACTATGAAGTTGCGTCAAATGTTAAACATGTACTTGAAAGATATAGTGAACTTCAGGATATTATAGCAATACTTGGTGTAGATGAGCTTTCGGAAGAAGATAGACTGGTTGTTGTGAGAGCTAGAAGAATCCAAAGATTTTTATCACAGCCATTTTCAGTTGCAGAACAGTTTACGGGATATAAAGGTAAATATGTTCCTATAAAGGAAACTATAAGAGGATTCAAGGAAATCATGGAAGGCAAATATGATGATTTGCCGGAAACGGCATTTTTGTTCAAAGGAAGCATAGATGAAGTAATTGAGGCTGCTAAAAGTATGAACAAAAACTGA
- the atpG gene encoding ATP synthase F1 subunit gamma: protein MAGAGLVAIKRRIKSITSTQKITNAMSLIATANLRKVRKKLEINNTYSKLFSDIVQKIASEDWDGSIYTNGNKSNKKLYICLNSDTGLCGGFNNNVVSGLDAEISKDRENCVLIAVGQKGRMYFKKLHYVTEAEYVDISDVPTVREASTIVYKVFDLYKSGKVGEINIAYTKFISTIKQEVIVEKLLPIKADRENQNFVKVEPGVAEIIEDTVFLHLKQKVLNCMMNSKASEQASRMTAMDGSTKNANDLLESLNLKYNRERQTAITQEITEIVGGAEALK, encoded by the coding sequence AAAATAACAAATGCCATGTCACTTATTGCTACTGCTAATCTTAGAAAGGTTAGAAAAAAGCTTGAAATCAACAATACTTATTCTAAACTGTTCAGTGATATTGTGCAGAAAATTGCTTCGGAAGATTGGGATGGAAGTATTTATACCAATGGCAATAAAAGCAATAAGAAGCTTTATATATGTCTGAATTCAGACACAGGGCTTTGTGGAGGATTTAATAACAATGTTGTGAGTGGGCTTGATGCTGAAATTTCGAAAGACAGGGAAAATTGTGTTTTAATAGCAGTAGGACAGAAGGGAAGAATGTATTTTAAAAAGCTTCACTATGTTACCGAAGCAGAATATGTGGATATTTCTGATGTTCCTACTGTGAGAGAGGCAAGTACCATAGTATATAAAGTGTTTGATCTCTATAAAAGTGGTAAGGTTGGTGAGATAAATATAGCATACACCAAGTTTATTTCAACAATTAAGCAGGAGGTAATTGTTGAAAAGCTGCTTCCTATAAAAGCTGATAGAGAAAACCAGAATTTTGTAAAAGTTGAACCTGGTGTGGCAGAGATAATCGAAGACACAGTATTTCTGCATTTAAAACAAAAGGTTCTTAATTGTATGATGAATTCAAAGGCAAGTGAACAGGCTTCCAGAATGACTGCAATGGATGGTTCAACTAAAAATGCCAATGACTTGTTGGAAAGTTTAAATCTTAAATATAATAGAGAGAGGCAAACTGCTATAACTCAGGAAATAACTGAGATAGTTGGAGGAGCAGAAGCACTCAAGTAA